Part of the Anaerolineales bacterium genome, CGCCTCCTATTCGCCTCGGGGTCGAGCAGGAAACCCTGGAAGATCACTTCCTTCGCCTCACCGGGGGCAGGCTGTGAACGGCTTCCGTGCCGCCTTCTGGGCCGAGAGCCTCAAGATGCGCCGCTCGAAGATCGTTCTGCTGGCGACGGCCGGCTTCCTGATGCTTCCGCTTGTCGACACGTTCTTGATGTACGTTCTCATCGATCCCGAACGGGCGCGCGAGATGGGCTTGATCGGAATGAAGGCACAGCTGACTGCCGGCTCGGCCGATTGGCCCACGTTCCTCATGGTCCTCTTCTTGGGGACAGCGCTTGCGGGAGGCATGCTGGGCGCGTTCGTCACAGCATGGGTCTTCGGGCGCGAGATCTCGGACCACACCGCCAAGGAGTGGCTTGCCACGCCCACACCACGCGAGACTACCGTCGGAGCCAAGTTCCTGCTCATTGCAGGCTGGATGGTGGGAGCCGCACTGCTGGCATTCTGGGTGGGCATCCTCCTGGCCTGGAGAAGTGCTGTGCCCGGCTTCTCGCCCGATCAGCTGTGGTACGCCTGCGGCCGTCAGCTGCTCATCATCTTGCTGACCTTCATGCTCATGCCCTTTGTCGCCTTGCTGGCCAGCGCCGGACGAGGCTACCTCCCCGCGCTGGGTTGGGCATTCCTCACCCTGGTGCTGGCGCAGATCTTCGCGCAGCTGGGTTGGGGGGAGTGGTTCCCATGGGCGGTGCCGGCTGTGCTGGCCGATGCCTCTGCACCCGGCGGTGGCCAGCTCGAGGGGCACAGCCTGGCCGTCATGGCACTGGCGTTCAGCGCCGGGCTCGCCACAACCTTCGCCTGGTGGAGGAGCGCGGATCACACGCGCTAGACCCAGCCGATGAGCCAAACGCAGAGCTACTGGATGTCAGAACACCTCGATCCAGCGAAGGCACCGCCGGCCAGCCCAGATGCTGGCGCGCGGGACATCGATAAGCGCTCCTTGAATGTTGCGGGGCATCCCCCACTGTACAGGGTTGGCGCACCGAGTCCCGGGATTGTCTCCGGCTGAGTCAAGGAGTCCTTCAAGTACATGTCAGACGCCCACCGTTCTTCTCCGACCCTACGGGTTCTCACCTTCAACCTGCTCAACGACGTCACTCACTGGTCCGAGCGGGCGCCGCTGATTGTGGAAGGACTGAGGGAT contains:
- a CDS encoding ABC transporter permease — its product is MRRSKIVLLATAGFLMLPLVDTFLMYVLIDPERAREMGLIGMKAQLTAGSADWPTFLMVLFLGTALAGGMLGAFVTAWVFGREISDHTAKEWLATPTPRETTVGAKFLLIAGWMVGAALLAFWVGILLAWRSAVPGFSPDQLWYACGRQLLIILLTFMLMPFVALLASAGRGYLPALGWAFLTLVLAQIFAQLGWGEWFPWAVPAVLADASAPGGGQLEGHSLAVMALAFSAGLATTFAWWRSADHTR